One window of Streptomyces sp. NBC_00273 genomic DNA carries:
- the rpmB gene encoding 50S ribosomal protein L28, translating to MAANCDVCAKGPSFGNNISHSHRRTSRRWNPNIQRVRAVVNGTPKRLNACTSCIKAGKVSR from the coding sequence GTGGCTGCCAACTGCGACGTTTGCGCCAAGGGGCCGAGCTTCGGCAACAACATCTCCCACTCGCACCGCCGCACCTCGCGTCGCTGGAACCCGAACATCCAGCGCGTCCGTGCCGTGGTCAATGGGACGCCGAAGCGCCTCAACGCCTGCACCTCGTGCATCAAGGCCGGCAAGGTCTCGCGCTGA